In Paenibacillus sp. 1781tsa1, one DNA window encodes the following:
- a CDS encoding YbaB/EbfC family nucleoid-associated protein — translation MNNMNQMMKQVKKMQEQMLKAQEELADKTVQGTSGGGVVTAEVNGHKKLLAITIKPEAVDPEDVEMLQDLVMTAVNDAMAKADEIANKDMGKFTGGMNIPGLF, via the coding sequence ATGAACAACATGAACCAAATGATGAAACAAGTGAAGAAAATGCAGGAGCAAATGCTGAAAGCACAAGAGGAATTGGCGGACAAAACAGTCCAAGGTACATCCGGTGGCGGTGTAGTGACGGCTGAAGTTAACGGACACAAGAAATTGCTTGCTATCACGATCAAACCTGAAGCGGTAGATCCGGAAGATGTTGAAATGTTGCAGGATCTCGTTATGACAGCTGTTAATGATGCGATGGCCAAAGCCGATGAGATTGCCAACAAGGATATGGGCAAGTTCACAGGCGGCATGAATATTCCGGGATTATTTTAA
- the recR gene encoding recombination mediator RecR — translation MYYPEPIAKLIDAFTRLPGVGPKTAARLAFHVLNMKEDDVIDFAKALVSVKRNLHYCSVCCNITDTDPCRICQDKSRDVSVICVVQDSKDLVAMERTKEFDGYYHVLQGAISPMEGIGPDDIRLKELLIRLSDERIKEIILATNPNIEGEATAMYISRLVRPFEISVTRIAHGLPVGGDLEYADEVTLSKALEGRREMR, via the coding sequence TTGTATTATCCCGAACCAATAGCCAAGCTGATTGATGCCTTCACCCGATTGCCGGGTGTGGGTCCCAAGACGGCAGCGCGTTTAGCTTTTCATGTGCTTAACATGAAGGAAGATGACGTTATTGATTTTGCCAAGGCACTTGTAAGTGTGAAGCGTAATCTTCATTACTGTTCTGTATGTTGTAATATTACCGATACGGACCCGTGTCGCATCTGTCAGGATAAGTCCAGGGATGTCTCTGTAATCTGTGTAGTTCAGGATTCGAAAGATCTGGTGGCCATGGAGCGCACCAAGGAATTCGACGGATACTATCATGTGTTACAAGGTGCGATTTCACCTATGGAGGGAATCGGACCAGACGATATTCGTTTGAAGGAACTCCTGATTCGATTAAGTGATGAACGTATTAAAGAGATCATCTTGGCGACAAACCCCAATATTGAGGGCGAGGCTACAGCGATGTACATCTCCCGCTTGGTACGTCCGTTTGAGATCAGTGTGACCCGGATTGCGCATGGATTGCCTGTAGGTGGCGATCTTGAGTATGCGGATGAAGTGACCCTTTCCAAAGCGTTAGAAGGGCGCAGGGAGATGCGTTAG
- a CDS encoding DUF2508 family protein: protein MFLWRNTRNSIEKHNRVLKELEEDQIYADIQMAKQEWERAMRQFEDAQGQDEIDYAIYVLEAAERKYQIHLRRAKRARANDDVASQRGMSM from the coding sequence ATGTTTTTGTGGCGAAATACACGGAACTCAATAGAGAAACACAACAGAGTGTTGAAGGAGCTTGAGGAGGATCAGATCTATGCAGATATTCAGATGGCTAAGCAGGAATGGGAACGGGCTATGAGACAGTTTGAAGATGCACAGGGGCAGGATGAAATTGATTATGCCATTTATGTATTGGAGGCAGCTGAGCGGAAGTACCAGATTCATTTGAGGAGAGCAAAGCGAGCCAGAGCTAATGATGATGTTGCATCACAGCGAGGAATGAGTATGTAG
- a CDS encoding pro-sigmaK processing inhibitor BofA family protein has protein sequence MKSIILGSVLVVSLLGLIVVLFRKRLGLSVFTSFGIHLVLAAVGIYIVNYSGWIIGTYIPLNPATIGTVAVLGLPGVGLLLGLKISLFG, from the coding sequence ATGAAGAGTATTATATTGGGGAGTGTATTGGTTGTATCGTTACTGGGACTTATCGTGGTTTTATTCAGAAAGCGGTTAGGGTTATCGGTTTTCACGTCATTCGGAATTCATCTGGTGCTTGCTGCAGTTGGGATATACATCGTGAATTATTCCGGCTGGATTATAGGAACCTACATCCCACTGAACCCTGCAACGATAGGGACTGTAGCTGTTTTGGGATTGCCAGGTGTGGGGCTATTATTGGGGTTGAAAATTTCTTTGTTTGGATAG
- a CDS encoding CdaR family transcriptional regulator — protein MKFIPDLKQQIEVIIGTTLDEYEITIEEWTQSVANLVGLHENSEIFGDEGESLELSEQSTSPNSSSVISLNTGERIFFKVRMNEIDETVVCWGCAARSITVERRRFIELLIRSNTGLPNETQPVVYENDREQYLTELGLWLREQIEEPAKQESEAVPDRFVVPADLNTEKILFLLQGDTPDAHRLRSKELNKLLESYFGEEIVLIPLREQEWVFMGDKEIVTEEAEEDTTEAKKDSLNAFCLGLHELVASEWAGVFHLSASLPCIPAQQLVAVTALLKESVHLGRAFHVTQHIHLPWDLHLERLVASIPDAQRIRFIQETGKDTLIFNDSETLATLETFFSLDCNVSETAKRLFIHRNTLVYRLDKIKQEIGYDVRHFESAVLVQFLLLMYKVTKKH, from the coding sequence ATGAAGTTCATACCTGATCTAAAACAGCAAATTGAAGTCATTATAGGCACAACTTTGGACGAATATGAAATTACAATAGAAGAATGGACGCAATCCGTTGCGAATCTGGTGGGTCTTCATGAAAATTCAGAGATCTTTGGTGATGAAGGTGAGAGTCTGGAGCTATCTGAACAATCTACATCTCCAAACTCATCCAGTGTGATCAGTTTGAATACGGGAGAGCGTATATTTTTTAAGGTTCGGATGAATGAGATAGATGAGACCGTTGTATGTTGGGGATGCGCTGCAAGATCTATCACTGTGGAGAGACGGAGATTTATTGAGCTTTTGATCCGTTCCAACACAGGATTACCCAATGAGACACAGCCTGTTGTATATGAGAATGATAGGGAGCAGTATTTGACTGAATTGGGTCTCTGGCTTAGAGAGCAGATCGAAGAACCAGCCAAGCAGGAATCTGAAGCGGTTCCTGATCGCTTTGTGGTACCTGCAGATTTGAATACTGAGAAAATTCTGTTCTTGCTGCAAGGAGATACGCCGGATGCACATCGTTTACGATCCAAGGAACTCAACAAGCTGCTTGAGAGTTATTTTGGCGAGGAGATTGTATTGATTCCCTTAAGGGAGCAAGAGTGGGTTTTCATGGGTGATAAAGAAATTGTTACAGAAGAAGCTGAAGAAGATACAACGGAAGCCAAAAAGGATTCACTGAACGCTTTTTGTCTTGGGTTACATGAACTGGTTGCCAGTGAGTGGGCTGGGGTGTTCCATCTGTCTGCATCCCTGCCATGCATACCCGCACAACAACTAGTAGCAGTCACGGCTCTTCTTAAAGAAAGTGTTCACTTGGGGAGAGCATTCCATGTTACGCAGCATATTCATCTCCCATGGGATCTGCATCTGGAACGATTGGTAGCGAGTATTCCAGATGCACAACGGATACGGTTTATACAGGAAACAGGCAAAGACACGTTAATCTTCAATGACAGTGAGACTCTTGCTACGCTGGAGACCTTTTTTAGCCTGGACTGTAATGTGAGCGAGACAGCCAAACGGCTTTTCATTCATCGTAATACGTTGGTTTATCGTCTGGACAAGATCAAACAAGAGATTGGTTACGATGTAAGGCACTTCGAAAGTGCTGTTCTAGTGCAGTTTTTGCTGCTTATGTACAAAGTGACGAAAAAGCATTGA
- a CDS encoding ABC transporter ATP-binding protein — protein MAGVRLEHIFKKYPGSDKATVVDINLDIKDKEFLVLVGPSGCGKSTTLRMIAGLEEISEGKLYIGDRVVNDVAPKDRDIAMVFQSYALYPHMSVYQNMAFGLKLRKVKKDEIDKRVREAAKILDIEHLLERKPKALSGGQRQRVALGRAIVRDPQVFLMDEPLSNLDAKLRGQMRAEITKLAKRLETTVIYVTHDQIEAMTMGDRIVVMKDGIIQQAASPEELYNLPANLFVAGFIGSPTMNFISGKLAEQGANLHFVAPGVDVEIPQGKAQVLKSRGYIGKEVILGVRPEDIHEEPVFLEASPNSVFSTHVDVTENLGHEMLLYLSGVGNDTTIARVDGRSNTRDGSTVKMAIDMNKVHIFDKETEVNVLLQD, from the coding sequence ATGGCTGGAGTACGTTTAGAGCATATTTTCAAAAAATACCCGGGTTCTGATAAAGCAACTGTAGTTGACATTAACCTGGACATTAAAGATAAAGAATTTCTCGTATTGGTAGGCCCGTCCGGTTGTGGTAAATCAACAACACTGCGTATGATCGCAGGCCTTGAGGAAATTTCTGAAGGTAAACTCTATATCGGTGACCGTGTCGTTAATGATGTTGCACCTAAAGACCGCGATATCGCGATGGTATTCCAATCCTATGCCTTGTATCCGCATATGAGCGTATATCAAAACATGGCGTTTGGTTTGAAATTGCGTAAGGTTAAAAAAGACGAGATCGACAAACGTGTACGTGAAGCAGCTAAAATCCTGGATATCGAACATTTGCTTGAGCGTAAACCTAAGGCATTGTCCGGTGGTCAACGTCAGCGTGTCGCTCTAGGACGTGCGATTGTCCGTGATCCACAAGTCTTCTTGATGGATGAGCCTCTCTCCAACTTGGATGCTAAACTTCGTGGTCAGATGCGTGCGGAAATCACTAAACTGGCTAAACGTTTGGAAACAACAGTTATCTACGTAACGCATGACCAGATCGAAGCAATGACGATGGGTGACCGGATCGTAGTTATGAAGGATGGTATCATCCAACAAGCAGCTTCTCCGGAAGAGTTGTATAACCTGCCGGCTAACCTGTTCGTGGCTGGTTTCATCGGTTCCCCGACAATGAACTTTATCTCGGGTAAATTGGCTGAGCAAGGTGCTAACCTGCACTTCGTAGCTCCAGGCGTGGACGTTGAAATCCCGCAAGGTAAAGCACAAGTGTTGAAATCTAGAGGATACATTGGCAAAGAAGTCATTCTGGGTGTTCGTCCAGAAGACATTCACGAAGAGCCAGTATTCCTGGAAGCATCCCCGAACTCTGTATTCTCTACTCACGTAGATGTAACAGAGAACCTCGGTCACGAAATGCTCCTCTACTTGAGTGGTGTAGGTAACGATACAACAATCGCACGTGTAGATGGACGTTCTAACACTCGTGATGGTTCCACAGTTAAAATGGCCATCGACATGAACAAAGTTCATATCTTTGACAAAGAGACTGAAGTGAACGTACTTCTTCAAGACTAA
- the hprK gene encoding HPr(Ser) kinase/phosphatase, which translates to MAKKVKVSELVQQFQLEVVSGSHGLKRVITVDDLNRPGLEMAGYFEYHPQERVQLLGRTELAFFAMLPEQERRDRMQRLCTEETPCIVVTRGLEVPQELIDISEERDLAVLRSNMATTILSSRITGFLEGKLAPTATIHGVLCDVYGVGMLITGSSGIGKSETALELVKRGHRLIADDAVEIRQTSDFQLHGTAPELIRHLLEIRGVGIINVMTLFGAGAVRNNKRITLVVRLEAWQQDKQYDRLGLDEETTRIIDTDVPLVTIPVRPGRNLAVIIEVAGMNYRLKQMGLNAALQFTNKLTATISEDMEDMD; encoded by the coding sequence ATGGCGAAAAAAGTGAAAGTATCCGAATTGGTACAGCAGTTTCAGTTGGAGGTTGTTTCTGGATCTCACGGATTGAAAAGAGTCATTACGGTAGATGATCTGAACCGTCCTGGTCTGGAAATGGCCGGTTATTTTGAATACCATCCTCAAGAACGCGTTCAGTTGCTTGGAAGAACGGAACTTGCCTTTTTTGCAATGTTACCCGAGCAAGAGCGACGTGATCGCATGCAACGTCTTTGTACGGAAGAGACCCCGTGTATCGTTGTAACGCGCGGACTTGAAGTCCCGCAAGAGCTGATTGATATCAGTGAAGAACGGGATCTGGCTGTACTGCGCAGTAATATGGCAACAACGATTCTGTCCAGCCGGATCACCGGATTTTTGGAGGGCAAATTAGCACCAACAGCAACCATTCACGGTGTACTTTGTGATGTCTATGGCGTAGGTATGCTGATCACAGGTAGTAGCGGTATTGGTAAGAGTGAAACAGCACTTGAACTGGTTAAACGTGGACACCGACTGATTGCCGATGATGCGGTAGAGATCCGCCAAACGTCAGATTTTCAGCTCCACGGTACTGCACCTGAATTGATCCGCCACTTGCTCGAAATTCGAGGTGTCGGTATTATCAACGTCATGACATTGTTCGGAGCCGGTGCCGTTAGGAATAACAAACGGATTACCCTGGTTGTACGTCTGGAAGCATGGCAGCAGGATAAACAATACGATCGTCTGGGTCTGGATGAAGAGACTACACGTATCATTGATACAGATGTGCCTCTCGTTACGATTCCTGTTCGTCCGGGACGGAACTTGGCGGTTATTATTGAAGTAGCCGGTATGAACTATCGTCTGAAACAGATGGGTCTTAATGCTGCACTGCAATTTACGAACAAGCTGACAGCAACCATCTCGGAAGATATGGAAGACATGGATTAA
- the lgt gene encoding prolipoprotein diacylglyceryl transferase: MDTLLLLNPIAFSIGALKVHWYGLILGAAALIGLLLVIREGKRYSIPQEVFMDMVLLGVPSAIIGARIYYVAFKWEDYKDNFWDVFKIWNGGIAIYGALIGAIICAVIFFRRKGYNFWRMADICAPGLIVGQMIGRWGNFVNQEAYGGPVEESFLRDKLHLPDFIVNQMNVDGVFHHPAFLYESMWSLVGLILLLVLRRQKFLRSGELFMSYFIWYSIGRFFIEALRTDSLGFQAPQWVASLVNGLWSPMTAMGFEQGYLDPAYGNVRISQLLAIGIIIVAVVFIVVRRVTGTADVRYSDPIVSSKVTSDDMEHTGTVVGKESKVTPPAKDDPKQVDDKKE; this comes from the coding sequence ATGGATACATTATTACTGTTGAACCCGATTGCGTTCTCTATTGGAGCGTTAAAGGTTCACTGGTACGGGCTTATTCTTGGTGCCGCGGCACTTATAGGACTTCTGCTCGTGATCCGGGAGGGCAAACGCTACAGCATTCCCCAGGAAGTGTTCATGGACATGGTCCTGCTGGGCGTGCCTTCTGCCATCATTGGTGCCCGCATCTACTATGTTGCATTTAAGTGGGAAGATTATAAGGATAATTTCTGGGATGTCTTTAAAATATGGAATGGTGGTATTGCCATCTATGGTGCCCTTATTGGTGCAATCATCTGTGCAGTTATTTTCTTCCGTCGTAAAGGGTATAACTTCTGGCGTATGGCCGATATCTGTGCGCCTGGGCTAATTGTTGGACAGATGATCGGACGTTGGGGGAACTTTGTGAATCAGGAAGCCTACGGCGGTCCTGTGGAAGAATCATTTTTGAGAGACAAGCTTCATCTGCCGGACTTTATTGTGAATCAAATGAACGTAGATGGCGTATTCCATCATCCTGCGTTTTTGTATGAATCGATGTGGAGCCTCGTTGGCCTGATCTTGCTGCTGGTTCTGCGTCGTCAGAAGTTCCTGCGTTCAGGTGAACTGTTTATGTCTTATTTCATCTGGTATTCTATCGGTCGTTTCTTCATTGAAGCTTTGCGTACGGACAGTCTTGGCTTCCAGGCTCCGCAATGGGTTGCTTCATTAGTGAACGGGCTGTGGTCTCCAATGACTGCAATGGGCTTTGAACAAGGCTATCTTGATCCTGCCTATGGTAACGTAAGAATCTCGCAACTGCTCGCTATTGGCATCATTATTGTTGCTGTTGTATTCATTGTGGTGAGAAGAGTGACAGGTACAGCAGATGTTCGTTATAGTGATCCGATTGTATCGTCCAAAGTTACCTCAGATGATATGGAACATACGGGAACAGTTGTTGGCAAAGAGAGCAAGGTAACACCTCCAGCCAAAGATGATCCGAAGCAAGTTGATGATAAAAAGGAGTAA
- the ppaX gene encoding pyrophosphatase PpaX translates to MIDTVLFDLDGTIIDTNELIISSFQHVMGGWEHSAPWTREQIIPHMGGTLEQQMRTFSGQEEVSEYVKGYRAYNDIHHEAMVRPFPHVIEVVEALHQAGIVMGVVTTKIRPSTLKVLERFDLLKYMKTIVTVTDVTNPKPHAEPVLKAMTELGADPAKTLMVGDSPVDIQSAQNAGALSAGVAWSLKGETILNGYGPDHMLHDMRDLLKLIRVETGRS, encoded by the coding sequence ATGATTGACACGGTATTGTTTGATCTGGACGGAACGATTATTGATACCAATGAGCTGATTATCAGCTCATTCCAGCATGTCATGGGGGGATGGGAACATTCAGCTCCATGGACACGGGAACAGATCATTCCGCATATGGGTGGCACACTGGAGCAGCAAATGCGTACCTTCTCTGGCCAGGAGGAAGTCTCCGAGTACGTGAAAGGTTACCGTGCTTATAATGATATCCATCATGAAGCGATGGTTAGACCTTTTCCACATGTCATTGAGGTAGTAGAGGCGCTTCATCAGGCTGGCATTGTGATGGGTGTAGTCACAACCAAAATTCGTCCATCTACATTAAAGGTGCTAGAACGTTTTGACCTACTGAAATATATGAAGACGATTGTAACCGTGACCGATGTGACGAATCCGAAGCCACATGCTGAACCGGTACTGAAAGCCATGACGGAACTGGGTGCAGATCCTGCTAAAACGTTAATGGTAGGTGACAGTCCGGTGGATATCCAATCGGCACAAAATGCGGGCGCACTCTCGGCGGGGGTTGCATGGTCTCTTAAAGGGGAAACAATCCTGAATGGATATGGACCCGATCATATGCTGCATGATATGAGAGACTTGTTGAAACTCATCCGTGTTGAAACGGGACGTTCATGA
- a CDS encoding DapH/DapD/GlmU-related protein gives MRKVTRYPVEDQNALWHIYKTVSPWKGVRNFIWIQLSRYCPILSVKNWIYRRMLGMKVGKHTAFGLMVMVDVFFPEKITVGENSVIGYNTTILAHEYLIKEYRLGEVIIGENVLIGANTTILPGVTIGDGAVVAAGAVVHKDVAPGAFVGGNPLRDLSRAAASTEETVFNTDDSSQGSVH, from the coding sequence ATGAGAAAAGTAACCCGCTATCCGGTAGAGGACCAGAATGCACTTTGGCATATCTACAAGACAGTGAGTCCGTGGAAGGGCGTTCGTAATTTTATCTGGATCCAGTTGTCACGCTACTGTCCAATCCTATCGGTGAAGAACTGGATTTATCGCCGAATGCTGGGCATGAAGGTGGGAAAACACACAGCCTTTGGCCTGATGGTGATGGTGGATGTGTTTTTTCCGGAGAAAATAACGGTCGGCGAAAACTCGGTCATCGGTTACAACACAACAATTCTCGCTCATGAGTATCTCATTAAGGAGTACAGGCTCGGCGAGGTCATTATCGGGGAAAATGTACTGATTGGTGCCAATACAACGATTCTGCCTGGGGTAACCATAGGAGATGGAGCGGTTGTAGCTGCTGGAGCAGTCGTACATAAGGATGTTGCACCAGGAGCTTTTGTTGGAGGTAATCCACTGCGTGATTTATCCCGTGCGGCAGCTTCTACGGAAGAGACTGTGTTTAACACGGATGATTCCTCTCAGGGTAGTGTGCATTAA
- a CDS encoding ATP phosphoribosyltransferase regulatory subunit, with the protein MSKPKGFEKPTGFRDYTPHVVSKLRTIERNVLECMERWGYRQIITPTIEYYDTVGVASSTSDRKLFKLLNSRGTTLVLRSDLTAPIARVVSSMLKDEQLPLRLSYHANVFRSIEEEAGREAEFFQTGVELVGDDSPEADAEVVALAIASLQAAGVSSFKIAMGHMGFLNGLLEEVIPGQTTEQEQLKEGLLGRDYVGYRQSIEALNLEPKLKEQLEAILRLRGGKEVCTHAVELSSSAEAAKSIAHLCAVFEVLEAYGVSEHVLIDLTMIGDFSYYTGMTFEGYAAELGSPVCSGGRYDNLLQQFGRSLPATGFALKTNRIIDGVHGITIEEKKPVLIQYTPKRRAEALTEAARLRSMGQNVVTLLLPEDGAGASAVSVEARTAQAEQVITYGSEEGGR; encoded by the coding sequence ATGTCCAAACCAAAAGGATTTGAAAAACCGACCGGATTTCGCGACTATACACCACATGTTGTATCCAAGCTGCGTACGATTGAGCGGAATGTACTAGAATGTATGGAACGTTGGGGTTACCGTCAGATCATCACACCAACGATTGAATATTACGACACGGTAGGTGTAGCCAGCTCTACATCGGATCGCAAATTGTTTAAATTATTGAACAGCCGGGGAACCACCCTGGTGCTCCGATCGGATCTAACGGCTCCGATTGCACGTGTCGTTTCGTCCATGCTCAAAGATGAGCAATTGCCACTGCGTCTGTCCTATCATGCGAACGTATTTCGTTCGATTGAAGAGGAAGCTGGACGCGAGGCGGAGTTCTTCCAGACAGGGGTGGAGCTGGTTGGAGATGACTCACCTGAGGCGGATGCAGAAGTTGTTGCGCTTGCGATTGCCTCTTTGCAGGCAGCGGGCGTGTCTTCTTTTAAAATAGCGATGGGTCATATGGGATTCCTGAACGGATTACTGGAGGAAGTGATTCCAGGCCAGACAACGGAACAGGAGCAATTAAAGGAAGGGCTGCTCGGACGTGATTATGTCGGCTATCGCCAGTCCATCGAAGCATTGAACCTGGAACCCAAGTTGAAAGAACAGCTCGAAGCGATCCTGCGTCTGCGCGGTGGCAAGGAAGTATGCACACATGCGGTAGAGCTAAGTTCAAGCGCTGAAGCAGCAAAGTCGATTGCACATCTGTGTGCGGTATTCGAAGTGTTGGAAGCGTACGGTGTATCCGAACATGTGCTGATTGATCTGACGATGATCGGTGATTTCTCCTATTATACGGGCATGACCTTTGAAGGGTATGCAGCCGAACTAGGATCTCCGGTATGTAGCGGTGGACGGTATGATAATCTGTTACAACAGTTTGGTCGTTCATTGCCAGCTACAGGATTTGCACTGAAAACGAACCGTATTATTGATGGTGTTCATGGCATTACCATTGAAGAGAAAAAACCGGTACTTATCCAATATACCCCGAAACGTCGGGCTGAGGCATTAACAGAAGCGGCAAGATTACGCAGTATGGGACAAAATGTAGTGACACTCCTTCTTCCTGAAGACGGGGCTGGGGCAAGTGCCGTGTCGGTTGAAGCAAGAACCGCTCAGGCTGAGCAGGTTATTACTTACGGATCTGAAGAAGGAGGACGCTGA
- the hisG gene encoding ATP phosphoribosyltransferase → MSDILKVAMPKGRIYKKASKLFREAGLDIPEDVDDTRRLVIEVPEAGMEFIMAKPVDVPTYVEYGVADIGIVGKDVLLEEDRDVYELLNLGIAQCRMSVIGLPDWKPGIQQRVATKYPRIASQYFREQGQQVEVIKLNGSIELAPLIGLADRIVDLVETGQTLRENGLVEMTGILDITSRLIANRVSYRMKNARIQALCDALQQVIPASNEISAGSLRG, encoded by the coding sequence ATGTCGGATATTCTGAAGGTGGCCATGCCGAAGGGCCGAATCTATAAAAAAGCCTCCAAATTGTTTCGTGAAGCGGGGCTGGATATTCCAGAAGACGTAGACGATACACGCAGATTGGTCATTGAAGTGCCGGAAGCTGGAATGGAATTCATCATGGCTAAGCCAGTAGATGTTCCAACGTATGTGGAGTACGGTGTTGCTGATATCGGAATTGTTGGAAAAGACGTGCTGCTGGAGGAAGATCGGGACGTGTACGAACTGTTGAATCTGGGAATCGCCCAGTGCCGTATGTCTGTGATTGGACTTCCCGACTGGAAGCCAGGCATTCAGCAACGTGTTGCAACGAAGTACCCGAGGATTGCTTCGCAGTACTTCCGGGAGCAGGGGCAGCAGGTCGAGGTGATCAAGTTGAATGGTTCCATTGAGCTTGCACCCCTGATTGGCCTGGCAGACCGGATCGTCGACCTGGTGGAGACTGGTCAGACGCTGCGCGAGAACGGATTGGTGGAGATGACAGGCATTCTGGACATCACCAGCCGTCTTATCGCCAATCGGGTAAGTTATCGGATGAAAAATGCACGAATCCAGGCTTTGTGTGATGCACTTCAGCAGGTTATTCCGGCATCGAATGAGATATCGGCGGGAAGCCTTCGGGGATAA
- the hisD gene encoding histidinol dehydrogenase has translation MKIVPAREFDLKREVEYGTPEQNETVRRIVSDIRREGDAALLRYTEQLDRTKLTAAELRVPQEELQAAYAAVEPSFVTAIRQAAANIRAFHEKQKRNSWMDWQPDGSLLGQVIRPLKRVGVYVPGGKAAYPSSVLMNVIPAQVAGVPEIVLVTPPSTNGGEGINPYILVAAAEAGVSEMYRVGGAQAIAALAYGTESIAPVDKICGPGNIYVALAKREVYGAVDIDSIAGPSEIVVLADDTANPVYVAADLLSQAEHDEMASAILVTNSATLAEAVQGEVQRQLEVLPRRDIAAASVEQYGAIIVVDSIDEGIDVVNRLAPEHLEIMVQEPMAYAGRIENAGAIFLGPYSSEPVGDYFAGPNHIIPTNGTARFSSPVDVDDFIKKSSLIYYSKEALLQNGAAIIELARHEGLEGHARAIAVRLEQEGKAESDNG, from the coding sequence ATGAAAATTGTACCTGCACGTGAATTTGATCTGAAGCGGGAAGTGGAGTATGGCACGCCAGAGCAAAATGAAACGGTACGGCGTATTGTCAGCGACATTCGCCGTGAGGGTGATGCGGCACTGCTGCGTTACACGGAGCAGCTGGACCGCACAAAGCTGACGGCCGCGGAATTGCGCGTGCCGCAGGAAGAGCTGCAGGCGGCTTATGCAGCCGTGGAGCCATCCTTTGTGACGGCGATTCGCCAAGCCGCCGCCAACATTCGTGCGTTTCATGAGAAACAGAAACGCAACTCGTGGATGGATTGGCAGCCGGACGGCAGCCTGCTGGGCCAGGTCATCCGACCGCTGAAGCGGGTCGGGGTCTATGTACCTGGCGGTAAAGCAGCGTATCCATCGTCTGTGCTGATGAATGTGATTCCGGCACAGGTGGCAGGCGTGCCGGAGATCGTTCTTGTGACGCCGCCGTCTACGAACGGCGGCGAAGGCATTAACCCGTACATTCTCGTTGCTGCTGCGGAAGCAGGCGTAAGCGAGATGTACCGGGTTGGCGGCGCTCAAGCCATCGCCGCCCTGGCTTACGGCACGGAGAGTATTGCACCGGTCGACAAGATCTGTGGACCGGGCAATATTTACGTGGCGCTCGCGAAGCGCGAGGTGTACGGTGCGGTCGATATCGACAGTATCGCCGGGCCGAGTGAGATTGTGGTACTCGCCGATGATACGGCGAATCCGGTGTATGTCGCCGCGGACCTGTTGTCGCAGGCGGAACATGACGAGATGGCATCGGCCATTCTCGTCACGAATTCGGCCACGCTGGCGGAAGCCGTGCAGGGCGAAGTGCAGCGGCAGCTTGAAGTGCTGCCGCGGCGTGATATCGCTGCTGCTTCGGTGGAGCAGTATGGCGCGATTATTGTGGTCGATTCCATCGATGAGGGAATCGACGTGGTGAACCGGCTCGCACCGGAGCATCTGGAGATCATGGTGCAGGAGCCGATGGCTTACGCTGGCCGGATCGAAAATGCCGGCGCGATTTTCCTCGGCCCGTACAGCTCGGAGCCGGTGGGGGATTATTTTGCAGGACCCAATCACATTATTCCGACCAATGGAACTGCGCGATTCAGTTCACCAGTGGACGTGGATGATTTTATCAAGAAATCGAGTCTGATTTATTATAGTAAAGAAGCACTGCTGCAGAACGGAGCGGCTATTATAGAGTTGGCCCGCCATGAGGGTCTTGAAGGGCATGCCCGTGCAATTGCTGTACGGTTAGAACAGGAAGGAAAGGCGGAATCGGATAATGGATAA